The DNA window CATCGACAAGGACCCGGACATCGTCGAGGACGCCCGGCAGGCACTGGGGGCGACGGTTATCGAAGGGGACGCCACAGACCCGAAGGTGCTGGCGCAGGCCGATCCCGAGCGGGCCGACGTCCTCGCCGCCCTCACGGAGACCGGAGCAACAAACTTCGCAATTTGTGCGGTTGTCAAGCACCTCACCGGCGACATCCGCACGGTTGCCCGGATCGAACGGCCCGATCAGCTCGACGAGGAAGGCACGTTCTTTGACCGGGTGGTCTACCCGGAACGGGCCGGGGCAAAGTCCGCGGTCAATCAAATCCTGACCGGGGACACGCGGGTCTTCGAGGACGTTGGCGGCGACCTTGATGTGGCGGAGGTTCAGGTCGCCCCGGAGGCCCCGGCCGCCGGCAAGCAGCTGGATGCCGCCGCGCTCCCGGACCAGAGTCACGTCGTGTTCGACGTCACGAACGACGAGGTGCCCCAGCCCAGCACCGAGCTCGTGCCGGGACACCGGTACCTGATTGCGGCGGCCCCCGGCGTGGCCCGCGAGGCGCGGAGACGACTGGTCGGCTAGCGCCGAGGCCGCCGAGACACACCGCTCAGTGGGGACGGAGGGGCGGCTGCTTTTCTCCTGCTCCCGGCTGGTGGCCAGGGACATTCGTGGCCTCGCGCTTCGCTAGCCCGACGCGGGAAGGTAGTTCATCTCCTCCCCGACCGGGTCCGCCAACTGGAGTTCATCGATGACGTGCCGCTTCGTGTTGGGGCCCAGCTCCGTCCACCGGGCATGAGCGAGACGGCCCAGTTCGATCGGGCTGCCGTACACCTCGTACCACTCCTCCGCGAACTGCTCGCCTC is part of the Salinibacter ruber DSM 13855 genome and encodes:
- a CDS encoding potassium channel family protein, with translation MTAISNPDSEDLHIIIAGAGRVGHRTARVLRDQGHEAYLIDKDPDIVEDARQALGATVIEGDATDPKVLAQADPERADVLAALTETGATNFAICAVVKHLTGDIRTVARIERPDQLDEEGTFFDRVVYPERAGAKSAVNQILTGDTRVFEDVGGDLDVAEVQVAPEAPAAGKQLDAAALPDQSHVVFDVTNDEVPQPSTELVPGHRYLIAAAPGVAREARRRLVG